In Electrophorus electricus isolate fEleEle1 chromosome 12, fEleEle1.pri, whole genome shotgun sequence, a single window of DNA contains:
- the tmem60 gene encoding transmembrane protein 60, giving the protein MSMSLAQRVLLTWIFCLIFLIMLVLKLDDKIQWSWFLVFLPVWAFDTILLLMLIVKMAGRCKPGFDPRNGAENLKKRVWYLVAILLKLAFCLTLCAKLERLTDVWLSFVCVPLWALLIGAMVELGYSVFHFRRD; this is encoded by the coding sequence ATGAGTATGTCCTTGGCACAGAGAGTACTCCTCACCTGGATCTTctgcctcatcttcctcattaTGCTGGTCCTCAAGTTGGATGACAAGATCCAATGGAGCTGGTTTCTTGTGTTCCTTCCTGTGTGGGCTTTTGACACTATTCTCCTGCTCATGCTTATTGTTAAAATGGCTGGCCGTTGCAAGCCGGGCTTTGATCCACGCAACGGAGCAGAGAACCTCAAGAAGCGAGTGTGGTACCTTGTGGCGATTTTGTTGAAGCTCGCCTTTTGCCTGACGCTGTGTGCTAAGCTGGAACGCCTGACGGACGTCTGGctgagttttgtttgtgttccgCTCTGGGCACTTCTCATTGGAGCCATGGTGGAACTTGGGTACAGTGTCTTCCACTTCCGAAGAGACTGA
- the lrrn3a gene encoding leucine-rich repeat neuronal protein 3, which yields MKDPLFVVYLLAGLVLTGSVQSPEWSVTCLRLCKCGIRPWFSPSSNYMEVQTVDCNDLGLQSLPEKLPADTQVLLLQSNNIAKIDKPLNDLANLTEVDLSQNNISSLRDIYLGHLAQLLSLHLEENRISSLHDNCLAHLPNLQELYVNHNLLSQISPGAFQGLDNLLRLHLNSNQLRLIRKEWFHPLSQLEILMMGENPIAQIADMNFEHLSNLRSLVLARMNLGEIPDNALLGLYKLESISFYDNKFTKVPQMALRNVHTLKFLDLNKNPIERIRRGDFVDMIHMKELGINSMPELVSIDGFAVANLPELTKIEATNNPRLSYIHPNAFHKLPRLETLMLNNNALSALHQVTIESLPSLQEVSLHSNPIYCDCVVRWINMNKTKIRFMESDALLCMGPPEFEGRQVRHVHFREMVDTCLPVIAPESLPELVSVGSGQTVSFHCRAFAEPDSEIYWINPSGEKILPRMASSKYFMHPEGTLDIYGISENEAGQYTCIVHNLIGADMRSVSVVVNGFFPEALNGSLHVQTEVISSHSVKISWVPPKSSFVSNIKWSNIKSVSNYPSLQFTARVPSDVKIFNLTHLHPLTQYEVCVEITDLQKGHLRNCINVSTTEQATSVGKSDRREVVVINAIGLLLIASAVACLLTYISLRSDRLYRKLGDETAGTALRPSPCTLAQLLQICRPEENATSIDFKTTI from the coding sequence ATGAAAGATCCACTGTTTGTGGTTTATTTGTTAGCAGGACTTGTATTGACCGGCTCTGTTCAATCGCCTGAGTGGTCCGTGACATGCCTCAGGCTGTGCAAATGTGGAATTCGACCCTGGTTCTCACCTTCATCTAATTACATGGAGGTCCAAACTGTGGACTGTAATGATTTAGGACTTCAGTCTCTTCCTGAAAAGCTACCTGCAGATACACAGGTGCTACTGTTGCAGAGCAACAACATTGCCAAGATTGATAAACCATTAAACGACTTGGCTAACTTAACTGAAGTGGACCTATCTCAGAACAACATATCTTCTCTTAGAGATATATATCTAGGTCATCTTGCTCAGCTGTTGTCCTTGCACCTGGAGGAAAACCGGATTAGCAGTCTTCATGACAACTGCCTTGCACACTTACCAAACCTTCAGGAGCTCTATGTCAACCATAACCTACTCTCTCAGATCAGTCCTGGGGCTTTTCAAGGACTCGATAACCTTTTGAGGCTTCATCTCAACTCAAACCAACTCAGGCTGATCAGAAAAGAGTGGTTCCATCCTCTTAGCCAACTGGAAATATTGATGATGGGGGAAAATCCAATTGCCCAAATAGCAGATATGAATTTTGAGCACCTTTCCAATCTCCGTAGTCTTGTACTAGCTAGAATGAACCTTGGTGAAATTCCTGATAATGCTCTGCTTGGCCTCTATAAATTGGAAAGTATCTCATTTTATGACAACAAATTTACAAAGGTACCCCAAATGGCCCTCAGAAATGTCCACACCCTCAAGTTTCTAGATCTCAATAAGAATCCCATTGAGCGAATCCGTCGAGGTGACTTTGTGGACATGATCCATATGAAAGAGTTAGGCATCAACAGCATGCCAGAGCTGGTTTCGATTGATGGTTTTGCTGTCGCCAACCTTCCTGAGCTAACAAAGATTGAGGCAACTAACAACCCCAGACTATCCTACATCCACCCTAATGCTTTCCATAAGCTGCCTAGGCTTGAAACATTGATGCTGAACAATAATGCCCTCAGTGCACTTCATCAAGTCACAATAGAGTCCTTGCCCAGCCTCCAGGAGGTAAGCTTGCACTCCAACCCAATCTACTGCGACTGTGTAGTCCGTTGGATCAACATGAACAAGACCAAGATCCGCTTCATGGAGTCTGATGCTCTCTTGTGCATGGGACCACCAGAGTTTGAAGGTCGACAAGTCAGACATGTGCACTTCCGTGAAATGGTAGACACATGTCTCCCAGTTATCGCTCCAGAAAGCCTTCCAGAACTTGTCAGTGTGGGTAGTGGGCAAACAGTGTCCTTCCACTGCAGGGCGTTTGCAGAGCCAGATTCAGAAATTTACTGGATCAACCCTTCAGGAGAAAAAATCCTTCCAAGAATGGCGTCAAGCAAGTATTTCATGCATCCTGAAGGAACACTTGACATATATGGCATTTCAGAGAATGAGGCAGGCCAGTACACCTGCATTGTGCACAATCTTATAGGGGCAGACATGAGATCTGTTTCAGTGGTAGTAAATGGGTTCTTTCCAGAAGCTTTAAACGGATCTTTACATGTACAAACTGAAGTGATATCGTCACATTCAGTAAAGATTTCTTGGGTACCTCCTAAGAGCAGCTTTGTGTCAAACATCAAGTGGTCAAATATCAAATCTGTCTCAAATTACCCTTCCTTACAGTTCACGGCACGTGTGCCTTCAGATGTAAAAATTTTCAatctcacacacttacacccactGACACAGTATGAGGTATGTGTAGAAATTACAGATTTGCAAAAGGGGCATTTAAGAAATTGTATAAATGTCAGTACAACAGAGCAAGCTACTTCAGTGGGGAAATCTGACAGGAGAGAAGTGGTGGTGATCAACGCCATTGGTCTGCTTTTAATTGCATCTGCTGTGGCCTGTTTGCTCACCTACATATCTCTGAGGAGTGATCGTCTCTACAGAAAGTTAGGTGATGAAACAGCAGGGACAGCACTGCGTCCGAGCCCCTGTACCCTTGCCCAGCTCCTTCAAATCTGCAGGCCTGAAGAGAATGCCACATCAATAGACTTCAAAACAACCATCTAA
- the fgl2b gene encoding uncharacterized protein fgl2b has translation MWLSVLFVWGNLLMFAASQSCGETSKDTASWVRLKPLGQCRDGENMCPYSITLPPLTIQLPKHFRDLDKMARELQSLTLMVNQLREECQECRGRQRPEWSVRTDDGGKAGERIQASRGTVNTRERQHDLHKRVRIVQSTTPNSAGEDTMLISSGTREVNRVIGIPGWNMSQERNMKTSSSGQRAESSGGPQRSNLSHVEMAAESVSEVRDLHLFTGEEIVKELESPRAKMTESPLLGNQDEKQLTNYEKASTGRVGHGMNTSGTLTTPGNIPEISVVTMVSENVDTETKQVSPPNKDEVNKRLHGFPRPMNINRKEGQLNPNIENRLKNPGGMRKVYLPVRDRPVQSTARVPLRTGNGRLNGKTPQIADRRGKIGSGWTGLNEDINRPDVIIKTPLRIVSKKISGEKNPTTSVNAQNNREIELNRTETFPIMKQQDENKEKVSDSGVNQLRTFSHDEADKVNVGRYASIAQYPTAENKGSKKNNNHRARGLEQKPLKPSKDVEWDTGAVLNPVVTVKTVSGLEKSQLYIPDKADSIDAGHTNPDTLDSKSESPFSLSMNVESYTTMDLNRFNRTETDSELDMSVISENADPIANISHTNTQIMDRNSKSTFNPSTDAESKTEMLSKQVNTVKTDGGLTRTRKIISDLSDAIVSVSDTNPQSLDNNHDLSKGRSLLKPEFSITMPNSGEINSSSHINAQTERKHMLRINNTVPLNTHPVKQAPFTNRRDKSTIRGKQGPPVVGQKRMARPSPSGLLPLRSPVAKHYLNHTMNFSQGKQLNPPNLRMVKNVTRVNPNHVEGPERTHPTRGILDKNPKLRKSHVLERRPGNENVQTPLKVFTSGEAKNTSGETENMVGIMKSGSRYLYSQDGPTTSRPKQEFKSREYGLTRSIKPTVAMHTIVDQAHAQNNKTVPTVEALHSLIYFQTENTSQSMETKLFHVTKPKNPGGKRELDTITHGVRDDNVETVLSHDTVNHDSDDNRGRASLQVVGKTEETDRRQRAKPFMANNVGSNQDNAKAPFKVETPPSSSGNILLTVKREGSKRKELNYPTTVDMLYTIKPLTKDKEGPVTQFTTPAASATYFMDQDYVEKVETTPGVKVSDTHVHYRFKNSSEDVESKTLTEKISDHDRGDKQSDLDLQSTGKAGGPSDETMLHPNTADSVQKRAIGSIPLVMDRIKDSTVAKGSAPSTESTQIYHKNSKYSFTTSKSIENNNSYNNGNAYPVAVGRTGDNQRMKDIIAQKTTAEGSSKENKKRPFTGINVEDRDNLETQLLNTCQGQCDQRPTLQPTLSTRRSFETDRDKQQDCSDLKKNMKNGVYSMTPVGSKHASFHVFCDMEASDGGWTLIQRRLDGTISFNRTWDEYKKGFGSLTGEFWLGNDKIHWLTAARAMALRLELEDLDGIKEYAQYDDFYVANESLNYQLTIGEYSGTAGNAMQHSKRFNHNQKYFSTPDRDNDEYPSGNCGAYYSSGWWFDACMAANLNGKYYQTRYKGVRNGIFWGTWHNISNEYYPTNDRQSFKTVRMMIRPRENSVLDV, from the exons ATGTGGCTGTCTGTGCTCTTTGTGTGGGGAAATCTGTTAATGTTCGCTGCTTCTCAGAGCTGTGGGGAGACATCCAAGGATACTGCTTCATGGGTGAGGCTAAAACCTCTGGGGCAGTGCAGAGATGGGGAGAACATGTGCCCGTACAGCATCACCCTCCCTCCACTCACTATCCAGCTGCCCAAGCATTTCAGGGACCTGGATAAGATGGCCAGAGAGCTGCAAAGCCTGACACTAATGGTGAACCAGCTGAGGGAAGAATGTCAGGAGtgcagagggaggcagagaccAGAGTGGAGTGTAAGGACAGATGATGGAGGGAAGGCTGGAGAAAGGATTCAAGCTTCCAGGGGCACTGTCaacaccagagagagacagcacgaCTTACATAAGAGGGTGAGGATCGTCCAAAGCACCACGCCAAACTCTGCAGGGGAAGACACTATGCTCATCAGCAGTGGCACAAGGGAGGTAAATCGAGTTATTGGAATACCAGGGTGGAACATGAGTCAAGAGAGGAACATGAAGACAAGTAGCTCTGGACAAAGGGCTGAGAGCAGTGGAGGGCCACAAAGATCTAACCTTTCACATGTGGAGATGGCAGCCGAGAGCGTGAGTGAGGTAAGAGACCTCCACTTATTTACAGGTGAAGAAATAGTAAAAGAGTTGGAGTCTCCAAGAGCTAAAATGACTGAATCACCTTTGCTAGGAAACCAAGATGAGAAACAACTTACAAACTATGAAAAAGCCAGTACAGGAAGGGTAGGGCATGGAATGAACACCAGTGGAACCCTGACTACACCAGGCAACATCCCTGAAATCAGTGTAGTTACTATGGTTTCAGAAAATGTTGACACTGAAACAAAGCAGGTCAGTCCACCAAATAAGGATGAAGTGAACAAGAGATTACATGGATTTCCTCGACCAATGAATATCAACAGAAAAGAAGGCCAGCTGAATCCAAATATTGAGAACAGATTAAAAAATCCAGGTGGAATGAGAAAAGTGTATTTACCTGTCAGGGACAGGCCAGTACAGAGTACTGCTAGAGTTCCACTGAGGACTGGCAATGGAAGGCTAAATggaaaaacaccacaaataGCTGACAGAAGAGGCAAAATTGGTAGTGGCTGGACTGGATTGAATGAGGACATAAACAGACCAGATGTAATCATAAAAACTCCACTCAGAATAGTCAGCAAAAAAATTTCAGGAGAAAAAAATCCAACGACCAGTGTCAATGCTCAAAATAACAGAGAAATAGAGCTAAATAGAACTGAAACCTTTCCAATCATGAAGCAACAggatgaaaacaaagaaaaagtaaGTGATAGTGGGGTAAACCAGTTAAGAACTTTTAGTCACGATGAGGCTGATAAAGTAAATGTGGGACGTTATGCCAGTATCGCGCAATATCCAACTGCTGAAAATAAAGGCAGCAAGAAAAACAATAACCACAGAGCTAGAGGTCTTGAGCAAAAGCCATTAAAGCCCAGCAAAGATGTAGAGTGGGACACAGGAGCAGTTCTAAATCCggttgttacagttaagacagtcAGTGGACTAGAGAAGTCACAGTTATATATTCCAGACAAGGCTGATTCCATTGATGCAGGTCATACAAATCCAGACACTCTGGACAGTAAGTCTGAAAGTCCGTTCAGCCTTAGCATGAATGTAGAGAGTTACACTACAATGGATCTGAACCGATTTAACAGAACTGAGACAGACAGTGAACTAGATATGTCAGTAATATCAGAGAATGCTGATCCCATAGCAAATATAAGCCATACCAATACACAGATTATGGACAGAAACTCTAAAAGCACATTCAACCCCAGCACAGATGCAGAGAGTAAAACTGAAATGCTTTCAAAACAAGTTAACACAGTTAAGACAGATGGTGGACTGACGAGGACAAGAAAAATCATCTCAGACTTGTCTGATGCCATAGTATCAGTAAGTGATACAAATCCACAAAGCCTGGACAATAATCATGATCTATCCAAAGGTCGGTCATTGCTAAAACCAGAATTTTCCATCACTATGCCAAACAGTGGAGAAATTAATAGTTCAAGCCACATCAATgcacaaactgaaagaaaacatatGCTAAGGATCAACAACACTGTACCCTTGAATACGCATCCTGTCAAGCAAGCTCCGTTTACTAATAGAAGAGATAAGAGCACAATAAGAGGTAAGCAAGGACCACCTGTTGTGGGTCAGAAAAGGATGGCTAGACCCTCGCCCAGTGGCCTGCTACCTCTGAGGAGTCCAGTAGCAAAACATTATTTGAACCATACAATGAATTTCAGCCAAGGAAAACAACTGAATCCTCCCAATCTGAGAATGGTGAAAAATGTCACAAGAGTAAATCCAAACCATGTGGAAGGACCAGAAAGAACCCACCCCACCAGAGGTATTTTAGATAAAAACCCCAAATTGAGAAAATCACATGTTTTGGAAAGAAGGCCaggaaatgaaaatgtgcaGACACCTTTAAAGGTTTTTACCTCAGGTGAAGCAAaaaacaccagtggagagaCTGAGAATATGGTGGGCATAATGAAGAGTGGAAGCAGATATCTTTATTCTCAAGATGGTCCCACTACATCCCGCCCCAAACAAGAGTTCAAGAGCAGGGAATATGGCTTGACTCGGTCAATCAAACCCACTGTGGCAATGCATACCATTGTGGACCAAGCCCAtgcacaaaataacaaaactgtTCCTACAGTAGAGGCATTACATTCATTGATATATTTCCAAACTGAAAACACCTCACAGAGCATGGagacaaagctgtttcatgtaacaaaacccaaaaatcctggaggaaagagagagctggATACAATTACACATGGTGTCAGGGATGACAATGTCGAGACAGTATTGAGTCATGACACAGTGAACCATGACAGTGATGATAACAGAGGAAGAGCCTCACTGCAAGTTGTGGGGAAGACTGAAGAAACTGACAGAAGGCAGAGAGCAAAACCGTTCATGGCCAACAATGTAGGCTCCAATCAGGACAATGCCAAGGCACCTTTCAAAGTAGAAACCCCACCAAGCTCCAGTGGAAACATTTTGCTGACAGTGAAGAGAGAAGGCAGCAAGAGGAAAGAGTTAAACTATCCAACTACTGTGGACATGCTGTACACTATAAAACCATTGACTAAAGATAAAGAAGGACCAGTGACTCAGTTCACCACTCCCGCCGCATCAGCAACATATTTTATGGATCAAGATTATGTGGAAAAAGTTGAAACTACTCCTGGAGTAAAGGTCTCAGACACACATGTTCATTACAGATTCAAAAACTCCAGTGAGGATGTAGAGTCCAAAACTTTGACTGAGAAAATATCTGATCATGACAGAGGAGATAAACAGTCAGATCTTGATTTGCAGAGTACAGGCAAAGCTGGAGGACCCAGTGATGAGACAATGTTACATCCCAACACTGCAGACAGTGTCCAAAAGAGAGCAATTGGCTCGATCCCTCTTGTTATGGACAGAATCAAGGATAGTACAGTGGCAAAGGGCTCAGCCCCATCTACAGAGAGCACACAAATTTAccataaaaacagcaaatattcaTTTACAACCTCTAAATCGATAGAGAACAATAATTCATACAATAACGGGAACGCCTATCCAGTGGCTGTAGGCAGGACTGGGGATAATCAAAGGATGAAAGACATAATAGCACAGAAAACCACAGCTGAGGGCAGCAGTAAGGAAAATAAGAAGAGACCATTCACTGGTATCAATGTGGAAGACAGAGATAACTTAGAGACCCAGCTGCTCAACACCTGTCAGGGCCAGTGTGACCAAAGACCGACTCTTCAGCCGACACTCAGCACTCGGAGATCATTTGAAACTGACAGAG ATAAACAACAAGATTGTTCAGATCTCAAGAAGAACATGAAGAATGGTGTTTACAGCATGACACCAGTAGGATCAAAGCATGCCTCGTTCCACGTCTTCTGTGACATGGAGGCCTCTGATGGGGGCTGGACTTTGATTCAGCGTCGTCTTGATGGTACTATCAGCTTCAACCGCACCTGGGATGAATACAAGAAGGGTTTTGGCAGCTTAACAGGCGAGTTCTGGCTAGGCAACGACAAGATCCACTGGTTGACAGCAGCTAGAGCCATGGCACTGCGTCTGGAGCTCGAGGACCTGGATGGGATAAAGGAATATGCCCAGTATGATGACTTTTATGTGGCCAACGAAAGCCTAAACTACCAGCTGACTATAGGAGAATACTCAGGCACTGCTGGAAATGCTATGCAACACAGCAAAAGGTTTAACCACAACCAGAAGTACTTTTCTACTCCAGACAGGGACAATGACGAGTATCCCTCAGGAAACTGTGGGGCCTATTACAGTTCTGGATGGTGGTTTGATGCATGCATGGCTGCCAACCTAAATGGAAAGTATTATCAGACGAGATATAAAGGAGTGCGCAATGGCATCTTTTGGGGCACCTGGCATAATATTTCCAATGAGTACTACCCGACTAACGACAGACAGTCTTTTAAGACTGTCAGAATGATGATAAGACCCAGAGAAAACTCAGTGTTAGAtgtttaa